The Colletotrichum higginsianum IMI 349063 chromosome 2, whole genome shotgun sequence genome has a segment encoding these proteins:
- a CDS encoding Adaptor complexes medium subunit family protein, whose protein sequence is MVVLAASICTRGGKAVLSRQFREMPRSRIEALLASFPKLADSGTQHTTVEQDNVRFVYQPLDELYMVLITNRQSNILQDIDSLHLFAQVVTSTCKSLDEREILKNAYELLSAFDELVTLGYRENLTISQIKTFLEMESHEERIQEIIARNKELEATEERKRKAKQLEMQRKESARAGRVGGGMPRTPVYPTYTPPTRPTPTDTYDSYEAEKNKTFNKLNAPKGKGMQLGKKSKTTDMFERVRGEMGAEVDDTPLVTPSPAHVPEPAAEPRVSSTLDRDAIHVVVNEAISAKLSREGAINSLAIVGDLSLRISDPSLTKVKLNLTANASHGAQFRTHPNVDKNLFNSSKVIQMSNTARGFPTNQSVGVLRWRATAKADDASACPITFTVWINKDADKYNMTVEYELTGGDTLKDVSVIIPYQASEPVVSSFDASYEVSGDSLEWNIGTVSEENPTGSFEFEAETNDENDFFPMTVRFSKTSPFIDVDVSTVSLLEEDEEVTFSKEVKSNADNFLIE, encoded by the exons ATG GTTGTCCTCGCAGCATCGATTTGTACCCGTGGCGGGAAAGCTGTCCTCTCCCGCCAGTTCAGGGAGATGCCACGATCCCGCATCGAAGCCCTCCTCGCGTCCTTTCCGAAGCTTGCAGACAGCGGCACCCAACACACGACCGTCGAACAAGACAATGTGCGATTCGTCTATCAGCCGTTGGACGAGCTCTACATGGTGCTTATTACCAACCGCCAATCCAATATCCTTCAAGACATCGACTCCCTGCACCTGTTCGCGCAGGTTGTCACCAGCACATGCAAGAGCCTTGATGAGAGGGAGATCTTGAAGAATGCTTACGAGCTTCTCAGCGCCTTCGATGAGCTCGTTACCCTCGGCTACCGTGAGAACTTGACCATCAGCCAGATCAAGACCTTCCTCGAGATGGAGAGTCACGAGGAGCGGATCCAGGAGATCATTGCGCGA AACAAGGAGTTGGAGGCGACGGAGGAACGCAAGCGAAAGGCCAAGCAGCTGGAGATGCAGCGCAAGGAGTCGGCTCGAGCCGGCCGTGTCGGTGGTGGAATGCCCAGAACGCCCGTATACCCGACTTACACCCCCCCTACTCGCCCGACGCCAACGGATACGTACGACTCGTATGAAGCCGAGAAGAACAAGACCTTCAACAA ATTGAATGCTCCGAAGGGCAAGGGCATGCAACTGGGCAAGAAGTCCAAGACCACCGACATGTTCGAGCGTGTCCGAGGCGAGATGGGTGCCGAGGTGGACGACACACCTCTTGTCACGCCATCCCCCGCCCACGTTCCCGAGCCTGCGGCAGAGCCTCGCGTCTCTTCGACCCTTGACCGTGACGCCATTCACGTCGTGGTTAACGAGGCCATCAGCGCCAAGCTGTCAAGGGAGGGTGCCATCAACTCCCTCGCGATAGTTGGTGATTTAAGTCTTCGCATCTCCGACCCTAGCTTGACCAAGGTCAAGTTGAACCTGACGGCCAACGCGTCTCACGGCGCCCAGTTCCGGACGCACCCCAACGTCGACAAGAACCTCTTTAACAGCTCCAAGGTGATCCAGATGAGCAACACTGCCCGTGGCTTCCCAACCAATCAGTCAGTGGGCGTGCTGCGCTGGAGGGCGACGGCCAAGGCAGACGATGCCAGCGCCTGCCCTATCACGTTTACAGTCTGGATCAATAAGGATGCGGATAAGTACAACATGACAGTCGAGTACGAACTGACTGGTGGCGACACGCTCAAGGATGTCAGTGTGATCATTCCCTACCAGGCCAGCGAGCCAGTTGTTTCGAGCTTCGATGCCTCGTACGAAGTCTCTGGAGACTCTCTGGAATGGAACATCGGAACGGTTTCTGAGGAAAACCCCACCGGATCGTTCGAGTTCGAGGCTGAGACCAACGATGAGAATGACTTCTTCCCCATGACGGTTAGGTTCTCGAAGACGTCTCCTTTCATCGATGTCGAT GTCTCCACGGTCTCATTgcttgaggaggacgaggaggtgaCTTTCTCGAAGGAGGTCAAGTCGAATGCCGACAACTTCTTGATTGAATAG
- a CDS encoding Conserved glutamic acid-rich protein — MAIEAAPHPGLETQQHEEFIDYSEDDSAAPVISSKGSNSNSFSSTVKFVVDPSENPEELLSNTDHQSQAIDLQVEADSEAISVIADTHFDGDGADFFDADDTEAANQLDATETDGGYFDDTENPGEAKVTEHEGIDMNENEISWEDGPSNEQDAEKDNSNKNNDIAKPINDDWQLVGEGEHAVHDATNSNEDVSDHGEAESHETDHALEVHSNASGNLAEETEATSGVNVDPVSGGEQAAGSYDSKADGDVNEIEYPEDQDIDNSVDASQDGHDARADGQNAIQEGLGNAASKQVDAEDHVMGEDFESQLEQVIEGSIAETDGVNEEHHDSEVADVPVYAAPDEETSDREHVVYDDEMLADARSSVSAETPSNEDMDIPVITVSYKGIDYPFFYGAPDSEGKECFFNDLSLLHCKMEGVLAGFRRELASELGPLDELVFQIDELGLEFAESTQSDVFSDITLGQIISVFDSLVKNQNPDASKPLYAYLSTRPNCKKRWLSLVDDAYNGKGLDEISFYFASRAQSEAPEIIDDDEPDLIGEEDNADAAAWPQSPGESEHGDQDDVEVQRESAEINEETNDDNDVGDGIAVDDGLQPQGAVDKHTLEPDASAAEDVDAEATMVDTEVSLMDDSATAEAVLTVEAAEVADVAEDQQPQHHEENGNTDCFLSTPCFRPNFCLCITCASSFNADQMVEEDSLRYESMVQMIRKSAQRQMDFVLDYSHLDVSRGHCTRVAPRHLHSHSDVSMAFSSTTDADITLQALEVDISNPLVWDAEEADAFTTAEDTQPFLNDEDLMQNLNQIAEGVDGISADKVTPNTSATSTLNGDEEVNYDNELDINADLPEDEIDAPEVPTQDDELAEIDWREFPGQDDGVAKSPSISSKRPRSDVDDVLDDEAQKDVKRRRS, encoded by the exons ATGGCTATCGAAGCAGCCCCGCACCCGGGTCTTGAGACTCAGCAGCACGAGGAGTTTATCGATTACTCTGAAGACGATTCGGCAGCACCTGTCATCTCCTCCAAAGGCTCCAACAGCAACTCGTTCTCCTCCACCGTTAAATTCGTAGTCGATCCGTCAGAGAACCCAGAGGAATTGCTTTCAAACACAGACCACCAAAGTCAAGCTATCGACCTGCAGGTAGAAGCTGACTCTGAGGCCATATCCGTGATCGCCGACACACACTttgatggcgacggcgcggactTCTTCGACGCAGATGACACCGAAGCTGCCAACCAGCTCGATGCTACGGAAACCGATGGTGGTTATTTTGATGACACCGAAAACCCTGGCGAGGCCAAGGTTACGGAACATGAGGGTATTGACATGAACGAAAATGAAATCAGCTGGGAGGATGGACCGAGCAATGAGCAAGACGCAGAGAAAGATAACAGCAACAAAAACAACGACATCGCCAAGCCTATCAATGACGACTGGCAGCTAGTTGGCGAAGGAGAACACGCCGTACACGATGCCACAAACTCCAACGAGGACGTTTCCGACCACGGGGAAGCGGAGAGCCATGAGACTGACCACGCACTAGAGGTCCATTCCAATGCATCTGGAAATCTTGCTGAAGAAACAGAAGCAACGTCTGGTGTCAACGTTGATCCTGTCTCGGGGGGAGAACAAGCGGCCGGAAGCTATGATTCGAAGGCGGATGGCGATGTGAACGAGATAGAATATCCCGAAGACCAGGACATCGACAACTCCGTCGATGCCTCTCAAGACGGTCACGACGCCCGGGCCGATGGTCAGAATGCTATCCAGGAGGGCCTTGGCAACGCTGCCAGCAAACAAGTAGACGCCGAGGATCATGTCATGGGCGAAGACTTTGAATCACAGCTCGAACAAGTGATCGAAGGCAGCATAGCAGAGACTGATGGTGTCAACGAAGAACATCACGATAGCGAGGTTGCCGATGTTCCAGTCTACGCCGCACCAGACGAAGAGACGTCAGACCGCGAGCATGTGGTATATGATGATGAAATGCTTGCCGATGCACGGTCTTCAGTTTCAGCAGAGACGCCGTCTAATGAGGACATGGATATACCTGTTATCACAGTCTCATACAAGGGCATCGACTATCCCTTCTTTTACGGCGCGCCGGATAGCGAGGGCAAGGAATGCTTCTTCAATGACCTTTCCCTTTTGCACTGCAAAATGGAAGGAGTATTGGCTGGCTTCCGTCGAGAACTTGCCAGCGAACTCGGTCCACTTGACGAGCTTGTGTTTCAAATCGACGAGCTCGGACTTGAGTTTGCCGAA TCTACCCAGTCAGATGTCTTTTCCGACATCACATTGGGACAGATCATATCTGTTTTTGACTCGTTGGTCAAGAACCAGAACCCTGACGCATCGAAGCCACTCTACGCGTATCTTTCAACTCGGCCGAACTGCAAGAAACGATGGCTCTCTCTCGTCGATGATGCTTACAATGGCAAGGGTCTTGATGAAATCAGTTTTTACTTCGCATCCAGGGCGCAGAGCGAAGCTCCTGAAATCATTGATGACGATGAACCTGACCTGattggagaagaagacaatGCCGATGCTGCTGCATGGCCACAGTCCCCTGGCGAGAGCGAGCACGGTGACCAagacgatgtcgaggtcCAGCGTGAAAGTGCTGAGATCAACGAGGAGACCAACGACGATAAcgatgttggcgatggcaTCGCCGTAGACGATGGCCTGCAGCCGCAAGGCGCTGTTGACAAGCATACCCTCGAGCCAGATGCAAGTGCTGCAGAAGATGTGGACGCCGAAGCGACAATGGTCGACACTGAAGTTTCTCTCATGGATGATTCTGCCACAGCCGAGGCTGTTCTTACTGTTGAAGCCGCCGAAGTGGCAGACGTGGCGGAGGACCAGCAGCCTCAGCATCACGAGGAGAATGGTAATACCGACTGTTTTTTATCAACTCCTTGTTTTCGCCCCAATTTTTGTCTCTGCATCACTTGCGCTTCGAGCTTCAATGCGGACCAGATGGTGGAAGAAGACAGTCTGCGATACGAATCTATGGTGCAGATGATCAGAAAGTCTGCTCAACGACAAATGGACTTTGTACTCGATTATTCGCATCTAGACGTTTCCAGGGGGCATTGTACCAGAGTAGCCCCTCGTCACTTGCATTCTCATTCTGATGTTAGCATGGCTTTTTCATCAACCACGGACGCTGACATTACACTCCAAGCTCTAGAAGTCGATATATCCAACCCACTGGTGTGGGATGCGGAGGAAGCCGATGCGTTTACTACTGCTGAAGACACTCAGCCCTTCCTAAATGATGAGGACCTCATGCAAAACCTGAACCAGATCGCCGAAGGCGTCGATGGGATTTCAGCAGACAAGGTAACCCCCAATACCAGTGCCACATCGACTCTgaacggcgacgaagaggtcAACTACGATAATGAGCTTGATATCAATGCCGACCTTCCTGAAGACGAGATTGATGCCCCTGAGGTGCCTACCCAGGACGACGAACTGGCAGAGATCGATTGGAGGGAGTTCCCTGGACAAGACGATGGTGTCGCGAAGTCTCCTTCGATCTCTAGCAAACGCCCGAGATCGGATGTGGACGATGTGCTGGATGACGAAGCCCAGAAAG ACGTCAAGCGTCGTCGGTCTTAG